A region of the Lytechinus pictus isolate F3 Inbred unplaced genomic scaffold, Lp3.0 scaffold_20, whole genome shotgun sequence genome:
gagggagagaggggggtgacAGAGAGGATGAgtaagggaaagagagagagtgggtAAAAATGGGAGAGAGGATGAGTGCTACAGGGAGAGAGGTGGAAGGAAGGTAGAGGGGGGTCGGGGTGACAGAgaggatgagggggggggggtcagtgaGGAAAAAAATGGGAGAGACGATGAGAGCTAGAGGTAGCTAGGAGGaaggtagagagagaggggggggggggagtgagtgagaaaaaatgggagagaggggggtgagAAAAGATGGGAGAGCGGTGGAAGGAAGGGAATGGGAGAGATGATGGAGAATTattgggagagagagagagagagatgggaggGGAACACGGATTACAAATGCCCTAGATTTTCTCATTAAGCTTCTTAAATCCACTTGAAAGGGgattgaatgaaaagaggttCCGCGCATGATGGCTCGTCACATTTGACGTCGATTGAAAAGGAATAATCATTTGCGATAACTCGTTGAATTCAAAAGGATGAGCTCACTTATTCGCTGAACAATTGTTTGCCAATGTACTTGTTAACATCTTTATTATCAATCATTTGTCCATGAAAGACAATACTTGCGTGATTAGAATTAAGTATTGCATAAGTACTTGTATTAGGAAGGTGTTGACGATATCGGATATAACAAGGTCATTGgagacgaaaaaaaaaagaataaaatgcaGTATGAAAGAAGCAAGTAAACTCTATTGTGATGTGTAAATGTAATGCTTTTGTTATCATTTAAACTAGTACTAACAAGTAGAAATAGAGAAGAAATTTAGTTAACCCCCTGACACAGCCAGGCACGTAGGGTGGAAGTTTTCacgattatgttttttttaacatcGTTAATAGATTTATTGCTTGTCATTAGCCCACCTGAAACATCCGTATGAATCACCCTACAACctgtgttattattatcattattgttattattattattatttatttattattattattatcattatcactacttctacttctattattattactattgttcttccttttattattattatcattatggttTGAGGAACTGTGTATGGTACTTATCATGACTCTTTTCTTCCTACCTCTTCTTTCACtgtctcccctctctttctgtttctctctctccatctctaaTTTATGTGCATAGAGAtgtgggtgtatgtgtgtgtttattgttacatatgtattttaatgtataatttgtattataatgTTAACCTCAAATGTATAGTGTATGTTGGGACCCTGCTTACAAACACTTTGCTTATTATGGGTATCCCTCCATTCGTAAACATATCCTGCCatccatttttaaacaaatgtatttgtatttcatgtCAGATTTTATCTGCTTATTTTTAAAGAtggtaaataaattgaaattgaaaaaaaaattaaattgaaaaatcattattatcaatatcattatgattattattacagAAAGTTTTCCGACATTTTAGGTTCATTTTCCGAAGTTTCACTTTAACACCGGCCTATTATTTCCATCACATAACAAATATTGTCGAGTGTGGTAAGGGGTGGGGCTTGAGGATTACTTCCAAACAGAACCCTCCaaacagaaagaaaatgtttataaaaaGATACTTTCTTACATAACGCTGCTTAACATCGAAGAAAATTTGAGGCATTCTGCGCATGCTCACTCAACATCCGCCCGCACACTCACCAGCAATTTCCACACACTTCATGTGCTTAACACGCCTTTCAAAAGATGATTCTAAATTTCATAATACTCAGTAAAAGTTAATTAATATGAAAGCGTCATTGCATTTATGAGGATAACGTATTTTGGATTCTAATATTAATATCAGTGCAGTGTATTCCACACTGTATATAAAGAAATGGTTAGCCGACTCATCTTATATTCCAAGACATTTCTTCATTACCACCAGTCGTCATGGGTGAGTTTTCGTATTCAGTTTTAAAGAGGAATCTTCTAACAAAATCTGGTTATATAAGTATTTTGATTGTCATTtcgacttcatttttttttcatcagcaAATCATGAGTCTATGTTCATTTGCAAAACAAACTGCTCATTTCCTTCTCACATAACTCCAAAACTTGTAACTAAGCTATTTTTCTCGCTATATACTTACTCATGAAAACTTTGTTTGTTACACTCTAAAAAGTTTACCCAGTATTTGGTAAAATGATTAACATGCATgcttgttgggtaaaaagatttTGTTTCAAGAGGGAGGATAGTTCTGAGGAACCAATTGATTTAAGCTATGCACCTACCATTATTCTCGTACCCCATTTCTTTAACAAcacaatgttgcgttgaaatttacccttaattcaaacatgcattatttgcccaatatctttttttttctgggggggggggggcattaccCAGCAAACTTGCATGTTTCCTTTCCtactcaatattgggtaaatttctACTCTCTGTTTTTAGAGTTTAAAAGTGAGAAATTATACATATATTTGGCAACACGTTCTATTTCAGTGTTGTGAAAGAAAGTGGGGGTACGAGAATAATGGTAGGTGTAAAACAATTGGTTCCTCAGAACTATCCTCCCTTTTGAAAACTTTTGttatttaaaatgttcattttattccatcaagtttttaaAAGGAaggatagctctggggaacttCGATTTAATCTACGCCTACCATTACAAAATCCGATTAATGTTTTTTGCCAAATAAACTTTTATTAACGCCTACAATTTTCGACAATCCTTCATCTTCTTCAGGTCAATGACACAATCATTTACGTCTGAAGAAGATCGTTAAATATTGAGGCTTTTAATAGGTGTGATAGGGGAAAATGCATTCATTGAATTTGTTTTGTTATAATACATATAGCAAATCAATGATATCAACAGTCGATGTCAATTTTCTGGCATCAGTGAAAAGTATGACTGAGGGTACAAATTTGTGCTGACTAGGAATAAGTcccatagataaatgaatattgagCTTTTGTTTAGTTTCTTTTCAAAATACGTTCACTTTTAGCCTGTTTCTGCTTCAGTTGTGCAAAAAATATTTCGAAGTGAATTAACTAACAAATTAACTTGTTAGGTTCAAAAGTTAGAGGTAATATTATCGATAAATGAAGGATTATTTGTGAAAGCAAAATAGGAAGGCCGATACGCATCGCATTCTTTCAGGGGGCTTCTGGCACAAAACGGGGCATTAATGGGCATCGGATCCTAGTATATTCAAAGTATCAAAGTGAGCAAAAACTGGAAACAAgcaatcatgattatttggATCTATATTAAAGTATAAGAAACGCGTTGACCGGCATACTCGATTAGAGGAAGAGTACCGGGTCGATCAAGaggtttgataaaaatattttgcaatgcAGGGTGTTCTGTATGTCAGCGTGAGGCTCCTCTTTCTCATCTTTAAGAACAATTAGCAGTTTGGCCCGCAGTTTGGGCTGTTGATGAATTCTCTACGCATATAATACCTACTatgattgttttatttcatttttgtttactgCAGACACCATTTAGAGAGGGCAAGCCTAATAAAAGTTATTTCAAGTTCATGGACATCGGACAAGAACAACACAATATAAGAAGCCCCCGGTCCAACGTTCTACTTGCGTCCATCGAATTCATAACGGTCCAAAAGTGAAGAGGAAGCATACCTGTTTTAAAAGTCTGAATAAACTGATAGCAAACATGGAGATGTGCATAAAGCGTAGTATCGGTCGGACAGGACTTCGATTATTGGTAGTTGCATTGGTCATAGTGGTTAATTCTTCTGAATATGTCACGGATGTCATGGAGCAGACATCAGGAACCGTGATCACAGATATAGAGGTACCATGGCCGACGTCATCATCCGAGAATAGTTGGGCCAACTTTGCAGCTACTCCGATCACTCAGAGGACATCACCATCTGATGAAATGGCGAGTAACACTGTACGTCCATTGCCGGAGAACTCTTTGACGTCTGACCGAAGTCAAAGACAGTCAGCAGCCATTCAAGTATTTAGCAGCCACTCGACCACTGTCTATTTCAATGATCTGCCAACAGATTTAAATGCCACGGGGACTGGTGATTGGCAATGGGAATTTTCTTGGGATTGGAACATCATCATGCAACTGATTCTCTCTCTAGTGGGTGTCTTTGGCAATGCTATGGTAGTCGTTGTCATTGGGGTACGCAAATTCAACTCGAATTCGACAGATGTCCTCATCCTAGCCCTAACCATCTCGGATTTGCTGACATCTTTGTGCAATATCCCAGTTCCTCAAGCAGCTCAGGTTCCTGCATCAATCCTAGGGGCGTTGTACTGCCGCATCATCCTTTATGAGTTCCTCACTTGGGTTTGTGTCATTACATCTACAATCATTCTAGTGGGATTGTCCGTGGAACGTCTGGTTGCTGTCCGCTACCCCCTTCGCTTCCGCGAAATCTTCTCCATCCGACGCGTTTACATCTTCATCGTCTCAACATGGTTATTCTCCCTACTCTCCTGTTgctattatttcattgatatcaAGCCGATGCTGGATGAGAACTTTTCCGAGGAAAACACTTGTGTTGCGACTGCCTCCAATGTCCCATCGCGACTGAGGCAATTGAAAGTATTcactttaatcaattttttgatACGGTTAGTTATTCCAGTGGTGCTGATGATCTTCACCCAGACTGCAATGGCCTACTCTCTTAATCTGCAGTCTCGTCGTCACGATAAAACATTGTCTCAGAAATCCGGTCAGTCCTTTCACATCAAGGCCAGAAACCGCATCATCAAGGTCATGCTCACTGTAGTTATTGCGTTCATCATCTGCTGGGCACCAAGTCAGATTGCATGGGTAATCATCTCTTTTAACGGATCCGCTAAAGGCTACCTTGACAGCACCCTCAGGGATATCCTCAACCTCATCACCTTTATAAACTCTTCAATCAACCCATTCATCTACACATCACAGTACCCCAAATTCCGTGCTGCTATTAAAGAAATTTTCATCGGTAAGCCACAAAACGACGCACCACTGTTTGCAGCGAATGTATAGTTccctttttaatgttttgacaAGGTCATTTAACAATAGTAGGCCAATCATGCCTATAAGTGCTTTTAAATATTTGAGTACTGTTTTTGTTGTAGATCTCAAAAAGAATTAATTCATGAGGGAGTGCCTCAGGGGTAAGCTTTTGACCCAATTTTACTTTTATTGTGTAAGTATGATTTTATCAGTCAGTCAAAGTTATTCTTCTCTCGACATTCTCCATTTATCATTTTCTCATAGTAATacttatgttttactttccttgGCAAAAGAGGAGATGaatcaattatgaacaattttctCGTAAGAGACTCTTTCTTACAAAAAGTATTATCTTAGGTCCAGGTGCAAAACAAGCACTTTTGGATATTAATCTATTTTAGATTgtcatcaaataattttgttgGATTACCTGgtgcttttttttcaaactaatCTCAAAAGAAAAACCTTGTCGAGCGATTTGTtgttcattatttattcatttcaaactGTGATATGCATAATCAAAAATTATGGGCCATAATTGAGGTCCGGTTTAAGCCATGATCTATGCGCTAAAACTATtggaagccaaaaaatcaatttaaaaaagaacacaTTGCAAgtttgtttggttttgttttaaTATAGTCGAGGAAAAATAGCAGATTTTGAGAATCAaccgcaaacaaattgcaatattttttttttttcaccgcaATGCATTTCCCTGAAGttcccaaaatgacatactaaaagtccaaaAAATCCCAGAAGTGGAAAGAtgtataatttgcataaatccaaaatggttGCCATAGTGagaattttcatgattattggTAGTAGCACAAAGACTGATCTGACCATAACACTTTCAAAATTTATGATTAAAGCATTAAACTTCCActtatgtcatattttaccataggcttcattttaaaatggaAGGATGTAAGTAAGATTTGACCTCTACTGACGTCTATAG
Encoded here:
- the LOC135157778 gene encoding galanin receptor type 2-like → MEMCIKRSIGRTGLRLLVVALVIVVNSSEYVTDVMEQTSGTVITDIEVPWPTSSSENSWANFAATPITQRTSPSDEMASNTVRPLPENSLTSDRSQRQSAAIQVFSSHSTTVYFNDLPTDLNATGTGDWQWEFSWDWNIIMQLILSLVGVFGNAMVVVVIGVRKFNSNSTDVLILALTISDLLTSLCNIPVPQAAQVPASILGALYCRIILYEFLTWVCVITSTIILVGLSVERLVAVRYPLRFREIFSIRRVYIFIVSTWLFSLLSCCYYFIDIKPMLDENFSEENTCVATASNVPSRLRQLKVFTLINFLIRLVIPVVLMIFTQTAMAYSLNLQSRRHDKTLSQKSGQSFHIKARNRIIKVMLTVVIAFIICWAPSQIAWVIISFNGSAKGYLDSTLRDILNLITFINSSINPFIYTSQYPKFRAAIKEIFIGKPQNDAPLFAANV